Proteins found in one Terriglobia bacterium genomic segment:
- a CDS encoding PorT family protein yields MSSAIFKQHLLRCFCSFLFTGTFAPSVLAQTFHLGLKAGVPTTEYFLTGFQLFPQSGGIQYSAATRRYTLGLSAEWRITHGLGIEVDALYKRTGYVHDETFFSSSSGVFGTTFFDVKGNSYDIPVLMKYRFFRSRRPYATGGFVFRHIGPVRARGVSTQSEPFPTRHTVTTQIDTSEPYDLRDRNFPGLTLGGGYEFGSGWLRLLPELRYTHWLGNIESAGDALRLNPHQLEFLLGFVFFRR; encoded by the coding sequence ATGTCGTCGGCAATATTCAAGCAACACTTGTTACGATGCTTTTGCTCATTCCTATTCACCGGTACGTTTGCCCCATCTGTTCTCGCGCAGACATTCCATTTAGGATTGAAGGCCGGTGTCCCAACGACTGAGTACTTTCTGACCGGTTTTCAGTTGTTCCCCCAGAGCGGAGGCATTCAGTATTCGGCCGCAACTCGTCGCTATACCCTCGGCCTCTCAGCAGAGTGGCGCATTACACATGGTCTCGGCATCGAAGTTGATGCGCTATACAAACGTACCGGTTACGTCCACGACGAGACCTTCTTCTCCTCATCGAGTGGTGTGTTCGGTACGACATTTTTCGATGTCAAGGGGAATTCCTATGATATTCCGGTTTTGATGAAATATCGATTCTTCCGGTCCCGACGGCCGTATGCGACCGGGGGATTCGTCTTCCGCCACATAGGGCCTGTTCGGGCTCGCGGCGTGAGCACGCAGAGTGAACCTTTCCCGACGAGACACACGGTTACCACCCAGATCGATACGAGTGAACCCTACGATTTGCGAGATCGTAATTTTCCCGGATTGACGCTGGGCGGCGGCTATGAATTCGGGAGCGGTTGGCTGCGCCTTTTGCCTGAACTGCGCTATACCCACTGGCTGGGCAACATCGAGAGCGCGGGGGATGCTCTGCGCTTAAATCCGCATCAGTTAGAGTTCCTGCTGGGATTCGTATTCTTTCGGCGCTAG
- a CDS encoding retropepsin-like domain-containing protein produces MQRTSRIKHISFWSPYFMPLAALLSCAWIARGQAIKATVVSAPIEGTSVSRWPRELGYKQTELYPLALTNLGCPLIEVDVDGTKIRLMLDTGTSRGFLLTNHAPETRYRIEGRHAELNADGSHRGEAAGIRVETMTVPGKVFKSVGGSLSEWTMFSSEPFDGTVGLDFFLDRRLTLDYRSRTVGTTTAPLPEKFDPKRYIIVDLIDPPGSQGHILYGRARVNGREAIVYFDTGYNVSFIDPEFSEGLASVERPGKFKIFRIVQAQQYGPNDVKL; encoded by the coding sequence ATGCAGCGAACATCAAGAATCAAGCATATTTCGTTCTGGTCGCCCTATTTCATGCCCCTTGCCGCTTTGTTGAGTTGTGCCTGGATTGCGCGCGGGCAAGCCATCAAGGCAACCGTTGTTTCTGCGCCCATTGAGGGAACATCGGTATCACGATGGCCGCGAGAACTTGGCTACAAGCAAACTGAACTCTATCCTCTGGCACTAACGAACTTGGGTTGCCCGCTTATTGAAGTGGATGTGGATGGCACGAAGATCCGCCTCATGCTCGACACCGGAACTTCTAGAGGTTTTCTGCTCACGAACCACGCGCCTGAAACACGATACCGCATCGAGGGACGACACGCGGAACTCAACGCCGACGGCAGTCACCGAGGAGAAGCCGCAGGCATTCGCGTGGAAACGATGACGGTTCCAGGCAAGGTCTTCAAAAGCGTTGGCGGAAGCCTTTCGGAATGGACCATGTTTTCGTCGGAACCTTTCGACGGCACCGTCGGGCTTGATTTTTTCCTCGATCGCCGCCTGACTCTGGACTATAGATCCCGAACAGTGGGGACAACGACTGCGCCCCTTCCTGAAAAGTTCGATCCTAAGCGCTATATAATCGTCGATCTGATCGACCCGCCCGGATCCCAGGGGCACATTCTGTATGGGCGAGCGCGGGTAAACGGGCGCGAAGCAATCGTCTATTTTGACACAGGCTACAACGTCTCCTTTATCGACCCGGAGTTCAGCGAAGGACTTGCGTCTGTGGAACGCCCGGGGAAGTTCAAGATCTTCCGCATTGTACAGGCTCAGCAATACGGCCCTAACGACGTGAAGCTGTAG
- a CDS encoding energy transducer TonB, translating into MSYRRCSVLFVVGGIIALGGRPIDSITLQPCTPMASMQGISAQDQDSMSFDNAPMYLFVSQMMRRLDIAAILVDSNVQLQGSVTIHKDAPVSKQELMSFFVDALRDRDAVLVKSGGIMQIVPISRASGEGFETATSPADIVPRVPGGNVRMRFDNASISDFISGIADLLHITPIVISPAIRGNVTLLNEAAITRDLAYSILSTVLKNNDARIIESAANYQVVPASRDVPQGWKVFDRQPALDRSAGGQRRYVKQEELESHILSRVEPALVSADGHRLSGKVQLEIALNERGELNILRAVAPASLPLAEAAMEAVRQWRFKPFVDANGFPQRVYGLITIVFNAPKPNLAHTSRS; encoded by the coding sequence ATGAGCTATCGTCGTTGTTCTGTGCTCTTTGTTGTCGGCGGGATAATAGCCCTCGGCGGTAGACCCATCGACAGCATAACTCTTCAGCCGTGTACTCCGATGGCTTCGATGCAGGGCATTTCAGCGCAAGACCAAGATTCAATGAGCTTCGATAATGCTCCCATGTACCTATTCGTGAGTCAAATGATGCGACGGCTCGACATTGCGGCTATTTTAGTGGACAGCAACGTCCAGCTGCAAGGATCCGTTACCATTCACAAGGATGCCCCGGTTTCCAAGCAGGAACTGATGAGTTTTTTTGTTGATGCATTGCGCGACCGCGATGCTGTACTGGTCAAATCGGGAGGCATAATGCAGATTGTCCCCATATCGCGGGCTTCAGGCGAGGGGTTCGAGACTGCAACCAGTCCGGCGGACATTGTGCCGCGCGTCCCGGGCGGTAACGTGAGGATGAGATTTGATAATGCATCGATTTCTGATTTCATCTCTGGGATCGCTGATCTGCTCCATATCACCCCTATTGTGATCAGCCCAGCGATCCGTGGAAATGTTACCCTCCTCAATGAAGCTGCGATAACGAGGGACCTTGCGTATTCAATCCTGAGCACTGTTCTCAAAAACAACGACGCCCGCATCATCGAATCTGCCGCTAACTACCAAGTCGTACCAGCTTCCAGAGATGTGCCGCAAGGCTGGAAAGTTTTCGATCGCCAGCCTGCGCTCGACCGAAGCGCTGGAGGTCAGCGCCGCTACGTGAAACAGGAAGAACTGGAATCTCACATCTTAAGCCGAGTTGAACCCGCTCTTGTGTCCGCGGACGGACACAGGCTCTCCGGAAAGGTGCAGTTGGAAATTGCCTTGAACGAACGGGGAGAGTTGAATATTTTGCGTGCCGTCGCTCCTGCTTCGTTGCCCCTCGCCGAGGCCGCGATGGAAGCTGTAAGGCAATGGCGTTTCAAACCGTTTGTGGATGCGAACGGATTTCCTCAACGAGTCTATGGTTTGATCACGATCGTATTTAATGCGCCGAAGCCGAACCTGGCGCACACATCTCGCAGTTGA
- a CDS encoding TlpA family protein disulfide reductase has protein sequence MQDEYRSKGVVVIQISLDDEDYLVPLYIKKKPASVTMLVARDQRKQVGDAYSVSGIPANFLIDQAGVIRHYKAGFGSGGENLLREWIDSALGSTGKK, from the coding sequence ATTCAGGACGAGTACCGGAGCAAAGGCGTGGTCGTGATCCAGATCAGCCTCGACGACGAGGATTACCTGGTCCCACTCTACATCAAGAAGAAGCCCGCATCGGTCACAATGCTCGTGGCCCGGGACCAGCGGAAGCAAGTCGGCGACGCCTACAGCGTGTCCGGCATCCCGGCCAATTTCCTGATCGATCAGGCCGGGGTGATCCGCCACTACAAAGCCGGATTCGGTTCCGGGGGCGAAAACCTCCTGCGCGAGTGGATTGATTCCGCGTTGGGCAGCACCGGGAAGAAATAA